GGAGACTGATCGTTTTGTTCAGCGAGTCATAGACGCCCGTAAGCCGCGCGGGGCTGTCGAGTGCGGCCACCTCGTCGGACACCACCGAGGAGAAGGTGCCGTCGGTGTTCAACCGCCCGAAGTGCCACTTTCCGACCGGTACGGTGCGTTCCTCGAACGTCTCCTCGTCCAGCACGGTGTCCTTGCCGGTCAGCTGATACCAGAGGCCCCAGGCCGATCCGTCCGCCGTGCGCTGGCCGAGGACCTGCCCGGTGTAGCCGACGTCCTTCTTCGCGAGCGCGGCCCCGTCCACGGCGGCGAGGGTGGTGACGGTGAAGGATCCCGTGTCGTCCACGACCGGACCGGTTGCCGTGGCAGTGTCGTCCACGCCGTCCAGCACGATCTCGCCATCCTTGACGGCCGCCCCACCGGACAGGGTGAGTTTCCTGCCGTAGCCGGAGGTCGTGTCGGCGATCGTGGTGCCCGAGGCACCTGCCGCGGACCAGTCCGCGACCAGCTCCGCCCCCGCGAAGTCCTCCGATGTCAGGAGCTTCGCTTCGTCGGCTATCTCCGTGTCGCTCAGCTTCCGCTGCCAGGCGGCCACCTCGTCGATCGAACCGTTGAAGGCCGTGCTCCGGTTGCCCGCCCATAGGTGGCGGCCCAGGTGCAAAGGTCCGCTCGAGGGCCAGGAACCGGGCACGTCTCGGGTGCTTTGGAGCGCACCGTTGACATAGAAGCGGACTTCTTTGGCGGTCGGGTCGTAGCTGGCAGCGAGATGCGTCCAGGTGTTGACCACCGCTGGGGCTGTGGACTGAACAATGGAGTACGCCTTACTGGTCTCCTCGTCCGTGCCTTTCACCCCGAACGCCCACTTGCCTGTGGACTTCGCGTACCAGAGGAGGAATGAGCTGTAGTTCGCGCCGTCTTGGGAGAGGACGATCCCGTCTTGGGCGTTACTGCCCAGCCGGGCCCACGCGGAGACCGTGTAGGCGGACCGGGTCTCCAGCACGGGCCCACTCGTTGCGGCGTAGGCGCCGCTGCCGTCCAGCAGGAGTCCCCGGTCGGTCACCGGAGACTTCAAGGGGGCGCCGTTGGCGTCGTGTGTGAGCAGTCCGCGGCGTCCGCGGTTGTCGCGGACGGCACTGCCGCCGAGTGTGGCGTCGTGGCGACTCGCCCCGCCGGCCGTGGCCGAGTCGACGGCCGGGCCGCTGGCCTCGTCGAAGTGCCAGCGCCCGACCGGTCCCTCACCGGCGGCGACCAGGAAGTCGACGACTTCCTGGGCTCCCCAGCGGCCGACCTCATCCTTCGCTCGCACATACAGCCGATGCGTACCGGAGCGGTCAGGGGTGATGGCGGCCTGCCATCCGATCACGAAACCCGAGGTGGGAGGAAGAACCGCGCACTCGGACGCCGGCAGATTGGAGTGGCAGGTCTTCTTGGCGTCGCTCCAAGCCGCGCTCTCGGTGAGCCGGTACTGGTAGGCGACGTTGGTGGTGTCGCCGTCGGCCGGCTTGAACGTGAACGTGCCCGGCTTGCCGGGACTACCCCCCGCGGCGCACGCGTTGGGCGTGCACTCGGTGTAGGGGCTGCCGACCGTGATCTTGGGAGCCTTCGGCGCGGTCGTATCGACGGTGAAGTAGCACGGTGTGGTGTATCCGGTGTTGAGCCGGTTCGACCCGTCCTCGTAGTACGACATCGTCAGCGCCTTGAGCCGGTACTTGCTCCCCTCGAACAGGGTGGGCAGGCTCTTGGACTGCTTGACCAGGTTGCCGACGTAACCGGAGGTGGGACCGTCGACGTCGGTATGGGCCGTCACCCAGAACGATCCGTTCCACCGGTCCGTACGCCACCGGATCCGCAGGTTCGCCCCCACCGAACCACCCGAGGCGGTCTTCGGCTTGCCCGTCACCAGCGGAGTCGGGTCGGAGACGACGGCCGGATCGTTCTCGTTCGTCGAGCACACCAGCCCCGAACCGGCGACCAGCCCAACCTCCACGGGAAGCGCCGGCAGCCCCACATAGTCCACCGCCAGCACCGCGTCGTTCTTGAACCGCTTCCACGCCGAGGTGTCCGACTCGTCGTGCGCACGGACCTCCAGGGTCAGCCGGGAGAACTTGCCCGCCGCGAAGCTCTTGACCGTCGGAGTGAGATTCTCATCCGACTCGTCCGGGTTGTCGTTGAACTCGATCGGCGCGTCAGGAGAGTCCGGATCACACTGCGAACCCCTCCCCGCCGACACATGCCGATCACCCATCAGGTCCAGCCTCCCGGGACGCGAGGACCAGGTGGTGGAGGAAGAGATGTTGTTCGTACGCACCAGATCGACCCAGCGCGGATCACACTGGAACGCCCACGGCTCGGTCACCCGGAACGTCGCGTCCAGCACGTTCTTGCCCTTGAGGCTCTCCGGCGAGAACTCGAAATACAGACGCTGCACATAGCCCGGCCCGCAAGAGTAGACGCCCCACGTACCGCACTTGCCCACACCCTTGCCCAGACCGTCATCCCCGTTGGACCAGTTGTAGGACTCGTAGCCATCGCTGCGCAGCAGCGTCCGCTCCGACTCCCCCCACGTCACCGTCGGGTCGATGAACAGCGGGAAAGCCGACGCCGGAGTCTCGGCCAGCATGTCCGCATCGGGCACCACCGTCAAAGCTTCCTTGCCCAGCTCCACGTCCATCCGGACGACCTTGTCGCCCTGACCAGGCTCCAGCCCCTTGCCGGACTCGGCAACCTCCGCCTCATCCGCGGGCGCACCGGACCGCATCACGGAAGCGATCGAACCGCTCCCCGCACTATTCAGCAGGAGCGGCGACTTCCGCTGCGCGATCGCCGGCTGCGCTGTATTCGCCTTCCCTGCCGAGTCCCACATCTGCGCCGGCGGAGCGCGGAAGACGGTCCTGCCGTCCGCGTCGACCGCGGCCAGATTGCCCGCCGCGCCCTTGCGGACCGACAGCCCTCGAGACGTGAGCCCGAAGGTCAGCTTCCTCAGCTTCGGGTTGGCCGCCGCCTCAGGCGTCTTGACGACGAGCACATGCTGGAAACTCTCCGGCGTAGCCGTGACCTTCAGGTCCACATCCGGCAGCACCTCCTGGTACAGCGCGCTCGCACCGTCCAACTCCGGCACCGGAAGCTTCCCCGGCCAGTCCAGCTCCAACGACCGGCCCGCGTCGGCAATCGACACCAGCGGACTCTCGTCCCCACCACCGGAAAGCGCCATCTGGGCAGTGGCCGCCTTCGGCGCCACCGTTCCATCCGGACGCCGGATCAGCGTGGCGTCCGGCGCCTGCCAACCCCCACCGGGCTTGGCCACCCGCACCGGAACCGCCGACTCCTCCAAAGTGAACGTGAAACCATCCGGGTTGGCGTACACAGTCGAACGCTCCGACCGCTCACCGGCGACCTCGACCCGCTCCCCTGACTCCCTGGCCTCGGCAAGCGCCGTCCGCCCCTCGGCCTGCTGTACGCCCCCAGACAACCCAGCCCGCGCACCCGATATCGAGCCCTGAGCTGCCTGAGCGACAGGCGCCGGAAGCACCACCGCGGCCAACAACGCCGAAACCGCCAAAGCGGCAGCACCAACCAACTGCCTCCGGGCACACTGAAGCGCCCTCCCCGTCCCCAAAATCCCCACCCCACGGTCACCTGCTGGTCACAAAGAGAGTCGAGTCAACGCCACACCCACACCACCGTCAAGAGTCGACAAGACCACTCGCCCTGCGACGCGAACCAGCCCTCATAACGTTGAGCAAGGGCCGAATCGAAGAAAACCGACACACCTAGCCAACAATCCGCCAGCTTGCCCCTTTTGCTAGAACAGCAAAGCAACTACCGGAGGAGTCCAGTCCGGTTCAATTACTCGCCGCGAGCAAACCAAGGTGCTTCAGTGACACAAGTCACTTGCAGAGGATGGTGCGGGTTCCATTCGTCCAACCTCTCCGATCACGGATCGCGCCTTCAAAACCAACGGCCACACCCCTTGCCCATCGAGATCCACCTTCAAACCACCCACGTGACCTCGCCGGCCAGCAGTTCCGGTGACAGACCCGCACTGACGGTGTAGTCCTGCATCAAGGAGTAGCGGGAGATCCCCGCGGCTGCTACCAGACCGCCCGGTACCGCGACCCGGCGAGCCTCCCGGAGGGCCCTGAGGCGGTCAGCGCGATCCGCCAAGTGGTACAGCGGTCCCAGGAGGAGCACTGCGTCAAAGCTGTGGGAGGGAAGGGTCAGGTCGCGGGCATCCCCGAGCTCAGCCGAACACGTCGGTGCGTGCGCGCGGGCCTGTTCCACGTGCTTCGGCACAGGGTCCACGAGCAGCACCTCGTAGCCATCCTCGGATAGCCATCGGGCGTGTGTCCCTGGGCCGCCGCCCACATCCAGCACACGGGCCGGCGCCGGAGGTAAGCGCCTGCGCAGCAGCTCCCGGGTCCGTTCGAACTCCAGGCGGCCCGCCGCGGTAGCGTGCAGCCGGGACGCCTCGTCGTACTCGGTGTAGAAGGCGGTGATCCGCTCATCCATGCTCGTCATGCCTGGCGAGCGTAGGGCTCGGCGAAACGGCCTGTCACCCAGATATCCATGGCTCTGACGTTGTTTCAGCGCAAGACGCTTCTTCGGTCGGCTGGAACGGGCGGGCGAGGTTCGCGCGGCCTTCTTCCGGACCCCACCGCGCCGTCTGTACCTCACGCCCCTCACTCCTGAGGAGGCCGACACCCTCGCCGCCCGCCTGGCTGGTCTCGGTGACCTTCTCCCCGGCGTCAGCGCGGACCACGACACGGCCACCGCTTTCACCGCGGCCTGGCAACGGCACACGGGGGCGACGCCGACGCTCCACAAGCGGGAGCGCCTGTATCGCCTCGGCACGCTCGCATCACCACGGCCGGCCCCAGAGGGCCGGGGTCGAGTCGCGGGCGAGCAGGATCGCGAGCAACTCATGCTCTGGCACAGCGAGTTTGTCGCCGCCATCGGCGGATCCTCCTCTGCGGATGCCGGCTCCTGGGCCGACACACGTATCGCCTCCGGACGCGTCACGTTCTGGGAGGCCCCAGACGGCACCTTGGTCTCCATGGCGGGTATGACCCCGATAGTCGCTGGCCAGATCCGGGTGACCCCCGTCTACACCCCCGCCCATTTGCGCGGTCGCGGTTACGCGGGCGCCGCGACGGTCGAGGTGAGTCGGGCCGCGTTGGCCGCAGGTGCGGCGGAGGTTCTGCTGTTCGCGGACCTGGCCAACCTCACCAGCAACGGCCTCTATCAGCGGATCGGGTACCGCCCGGTCACCGATTTCGCGGTGTACGACTTCTAGACTCGCGGGCGCCACCACGAGAGGTAGAGCCGTTGGTCGTCGCGGCCGAGCTGTGTCAGCTGCAGCGGGCGGGTAGCGCCTACTCGCCCGTGGAGCCGACCTCTCTCCCGGTGGTTCAGGGGGAGAGAGGCCAGGTCGTCAGGCGGTCCGAATCTCGGTGCCGAGCACCGCCGAGAGGGCACGCTGGTGGACGAGCCCCGTGCGCACCAGGCTGGTCTCTGGGGTGAAGCAGTCGACGATGGTCATGTGGTTCGCCGCCGGGCACACTCCGCCGTCGACGATGAAGTCGGCTTCCAGGCCGGAGTCGGCCAGGAAGGCGTGGACCTGGTCGATGGTGATGGCTGGGCCGGGGTCGCTCGGGCTGGCGTCCCCGGAGATGTTCGCTGTAGTGGCCGCGAGAGGGACTTTCACCGCCAACGCGAGGTTCCCAAGGGTGCCGGGGGCGATGGTGACCAGGGCGGGTGATCCGACGGTCGAGTGCTGGGTGGCGTCTTCCGGGTTCTTCCACGGCAGCAGTAGTGCGAGATCACCGGGCCAGAAGGCCGAGGCGAGTCGCTTGGCCTCCGGGCTGAGGACGAAGAGGTCCTTGCAGGCGGCGATGGAGGGGGCTACGTAGGCGAGGGGCTTGCCGCTCGGGCGTCGCTTGCCCGTGATGATGTCGTCGCACGCCTGCGCGTTGCTCGCGTCGGCGCAGACCATGTACCAGCGCCCGGTTGGGACGATGACGAGTCCTCCGCGCTCGATCGCCTGTGCTGCGGCTTCGAGGTCTTCGGATCCGATGACACGCATGGGCTACTCCATTTCGAGGATGGGCTGGGGGATGGCGGTGAGAGGTGGGTAGTCGAGCCACGGATCGCGCAGGGCTTCGAGGCGGCGGCGCGGGTGGTCCGGGTGGGAGAGGCGGAAGTAGGCCATCACCCTGGGAAACGGCGTGAGGTTCCGTCCGACCGAGTGCGGGATGAGGTGGTGCATGAGGAGTACGTCGCCCGGGGAGCCGAGCAGAGGCACGCCCTGCTGTTGGTCGATCTCCGGCGGCACCTGTTCCGTCATGCCGAGGGACCACTGGGTTCGGAACCAGTCCGTCATGGTGCGGTGTCCACCCGGCTGGTAGTGCAGCGCGCCGTCCTGAGCACTGCTTACGTTGGACAGCACGACACCAACGAGGAGCGAGAAGGTGCGCAGTTCCCGCGGATCGAGGTGGGGGCAGGAGACCCCGTCCACGTGCATCGCCTTCTCCGGCTGCATGCCTGGGAACTCCGACTCGGGCACACGGATCTGGATCTGGGCGCTGGCGACGGGGAGAGTGTCCCCGAGGAGGTCGGTGGTGAGTTCGGCGGCCTCCGTGTCCCTGTACAGGGCAAGGATGTCGGGATGGCTCTCGAGTTCGGGGGCGAATGTGCGCTGGTTGTAGGCCGGGATGTCGCTGGGCTTCAGGTCGCGGTACCAGGTATCGATCAGGGAAGTGGCGCGGTGGACGAGCTCGGAGGCGATAAGCCCACGGCGTATGACCACGCCGTCCCGTTTGAACGCGTCCTTCTCTTCAGATGTGAGGGGCATGCTGTCTCCGTAAGGTCTCTGACGTCCTGGGGGACGTGGCCGTGACGATGCGGTCGAGTACGTGCGTGCTGGCGTCGAGCGCCGCGGAGAGGAGCTGCCTACCGACTTCTGGGGTGGCCTTTCTCGGATCGCCGCCTATGACGCCGCCTGTGGAGAGTGCAGGGTCGTCGGAGGTCCAGGGCCAGGTGACGCCGCGGTCGAGTGCGAGGCGGCCGATCGTCCGTCGCTGGCCGGGGTCGGGGAACGACTCGTTCGGTAGGAGGTCCAGTCGGACGCGGTCCGGGTCGAGGGCGAGCATGAGGGCGGTCTCCAGCACTCCGGCGTGAACCTCGGGCAACTCGCTGTTGACCGGGACGCGGCCGACGGCGAGTGCGGCGGGGTGCAGCGCGCAGATGGTGACGCCGTGGGAGTGGCGGAGCTGGTGGACGGCAGCCTCCAGGACGCCGCGGTTGCCGCCGTGGCCGTTGATGAGGAGCACGGACTGGACGCACGTGGACCGGATGTACTCGGTGACGAGTGTGGTGATCAAGGTGGCGTACAAGTGGAGGTCCAGAGTGAGAGTCCCCGGCGTGCGGGCGTGCTCGGGCGACAGGCCGTAGGGGACGGCCGGTCCGACCCAGAGATCGTGCATTCCCAGAACATGGCCGGCCAGGCAGTGCGCGAAGTGCTCGGCGATGACGGTGTCGGTGTCCAGGGGCAGGTGTGGGCCGTGTTGTTCGACTGACCCGAGCGGCAGGCAGAGGACGGACCGTTCGCCGAGCTCGGCCGTCACGCGGGGTGCGGTGAGCGCGGCGAACGCCCGTCTGGTGCTGTCGGTTGTCACCTCCTGCTCCGCCGCCCGAAGCGGATCAGGAACTCGTTCTCCTCGGGGAAGGTGTCGTCCTCACTGAAGTCCGTGAGCCGCTCCTTGACCGTGGTCTCGAATTCCTGCAGGCGGTCGCCGAAGAGGTGGGGCGCGGCGAAGGAGGTGGAGTAGAGGTAGCCGAGGATGCTCTCGGTGGTCCAGGTGCGGTGGACAGGGATCCGGGCTTCTTCGACCTGGTCGAAGGGCGATTCCTCCATGATCTCGCTGTAGGGGCGGTTGTGGTGCTGGAAGGTGCCGGACCCGGCACGGCGCTCCTCACCCAGGAACGTCTTGATGACGTCCCGAACGGCCTCCTTCCAGGGGCTGGTCGACGTCCAGAAGCTGCTGTCGCCGAAGATGGCCACGACGCCGTCGGGTGCGACCTGGTCGTCCAAGCGGGCCAGTACGGCGGCCTGGTCGAGCCAGTGGAACGCGCGGCAGATCGTGACCAGGTCGGCCTTCCAGTCGGCGGGGGGCACGAAGTCCTCGGCGGTGCTCTCGATGAGCGACAGGCGTGTGCCTTCGGGGAGCTTCGGGCGCAGTGCCGATTCCGCCGCGGCGAGCATGTCGGCGTCGTTGTCGATGGCGATGATGTCGTCGAACCGGCCGAGCAACGCCTCGGCCACCAGTCCGGTTCCGGTGCCGACGTCCAGCAGGCGTCGTGGATCGTCGGTCCGGTGCGGGGTGGCCTGATCCAGGGCTGCGGCGACGTCTTCAGGGATGCCGGGGCGGAACTGGCGGTAGTAGCCGGCGGTTCCGGTGAACAAGCTCATGTGACGCTCCGTGGTGCGAGGTGCTGGATGTGGGCGGCTGCCGCCGCCAAGTCGTCGGCGACGAGCACACCGTGGTCAACGAGCAGGGACTCGTCGGGGACCTGCCTTCCGCGCGAGATCCACACGGCACGCGCCCCTACTTTGATGGCACCCACGATGTCGCACGTCCAGTCGTCACCGATGTGGATCAGGCGATTTGGGTCGATGTTGAACTGGTCGGTCACGGCGTGGAAGGCGCGAGGGTCGGGCTTGGTGTGGCCGATGCGGCAGGACGGGAAGAAGTCGCTCACCCATGGGGAGAGGAGTGTGCGCATGCCGTCGGTGTCGGCGTCGACACAGGTCACGTTGGAGAGGGTGACGACGGTCGCCACGGCACTGATCCGGCGCAGGGCCTCGGTCGTACCGGGGTAGAGGCTGAACGGGGCCGGCGGCACATCGCGCGGGAATGTCTCCATCGGCACCTGGATCGCTTCGCAGACCTCGTGCATGAGGGAGTCGGTCAAGGCCGGGCGGGTGTGGAGGCTGGACCGAAGGATCGCGCGGGTGCGTGCGGGAGGAAGCGGCGACGCCTCTACCAGCCGCATTGTCAGGCCGGGGCCGTCGGCCATGCCCAGGGTGCCCCCGACGTCTACCGAGACCAGCAGTTCGGGCCGTGTGGTCACTGGGTCCTCCCCGTGGTGGTCGGCAGCGCGGAGACGACGGCTTCGATTCGGGCCTGCCGGATGTCCGGGGTGGTGGATTCTGAGAGGAACGTGAGGACGTACCGCAACTCCGCTTCGTCGAGCGCGTCGAGTGATCGCCCTTCCTGGTTTGCGGCGCCGTCGAGGTCCGGTGGCACGCTGCGGGGACGCAATCCGTGTGGCAGGCGTAGTCGGCCGTGCCAGTGCTCGCCGTCCGCTGGCGCCGGAAAACCGCTCGTGGGGCGCAGGACGGTGACGTCGTCCAGGGTCAGGATGCGCACGGGGACGGACGAGTCCGCGATGTCGAGGCTTCCGGTGAGAAAGGTGTCGTGGCCGTCGAGTCGCCGCGACAGGCGGAGCAGGGGCCCTTCCGGACTGTGGGCGACCGTGCCCTGGACGGGGACGGTCAGTGGGGCGCTGGGCATGCTGTGCTCCTTGGCGTAGTGCCGAGACCAGGGGTGTACGGCAGGCGGATGCGGCCGATTTCGGGGCGGAGCGGCACCTCGTAGAGGCGTTGGCGCCCTGGCTCCCATCGCAGCCGGTACTCGACAGCCGGGACGGCGTTTGGATAGGCGGCGGCGAGGTGGAGGCCGGGCAGGAGCGAGCGGCCGTGCGGGTATACGGGTACGCCCTGGGCCTGAGCGGCTGGGATGATCTGTGCCGCTCGGGTCAGGCCGCCACATCCGACCGCGTCGAGAGTCAGTGCGCTGGGCCTTATGTAATGGATCAGTCCGGTGGGGTCCTCGTCGCAGTGCGCGCGTTCGCCGACCGCCAGCGGCAGCGACGTTGCCGCGAGGAGTTTGTAGGTGTCCGCGTCGTGACGCGGGAGCGGGTCCTCCAGCCACCGCAGGCAAGCGGGATCGACAGCCTGGGCGAATGCCAGCGCCACCGCCGGCGTCCAGGTGCCGACCGCGTCGACGGCTAGCGGTGTGCCGAGAGCCTCCGAGCAGCATTCGATGGCCTGGGCCATGCGGGTGGCCGCTTCCCGCGACGGAGCGGCCGGGTCGCGGCGGAGCCCCCACTTGGTGAAGCTCCAGCCGCCGGCCATGACGCCGGTCAGCACGTTCGGGCTGTTGATGCTGCTGAGGTCCTGTGTGAGCCAGGAGGCATACGCCGGGATAAGGGGCCGCAGGGACGCCCTGGTGAGGAGCTCGGCCACGCTGCGCTCGGCGAGGCGGCCGTGGAGGTCCCAGACGGCGCAGTCGACCGTGCCGACCGCCCATGAGGCAACCTCGGACGGATGCCTGCGAGCCGCAGCCCTCAGCTCGTCGAGCAGGCGAGCGTGGTCGGCGACCAGCGCGTCCTTCGTCTCGGGGGCCAGTACGTCGTTCACGTAGCGCCCCACGCGTTCCCCGACCGGGCCGTACCAGCCGACTGCGTGCCCGGCGCGGACCGCGACGAAGAAGGTGTCATCTCCGGCTGCCGCGGGCTGCCTCGTCTGGACCACGTGGAGGTCCCGGATGGTCCACGAGGTCATCGGACCACCTCACGGGAGGCAAGGAGGAGGTCGGCAGCCCGGACGACTCCCGACACGTCCATCCCCATGCTGCGGGCGAGATCGTGCTGAGGCATCGGGCCGGCGGGCTCCTGCCAGCCGATGACGTCGACGGGGCGGCGGAGCCTTCCGGCCAAGAGGCCCCACACGGCCGCAGGGTGGCCGAGCGTGAGGACGAGAAGGGGAGCGTGAGCACCGAGATACTGCTCGATCTCGCGATCGCTGAGGCCCCGTGGCCACGTGCTTGGAGCGCCGAGGATCGTGAGGTCCAGCAGATTGACGACTCGGACACGGCACCGGTGGCGATCGCGAATGTGGTCGACGGCGTCCGTGGCCACGGCGGCGGGGATGTCCCCCGCTGTCACGATCGTCAGGTCGGACTCGTCATCGTCGCTGAGGTGCGACCACACCGCGAGACCACGGCTCTGCTCCGCGGCGAGGTAACTCTCCGGGTGGAGGGTGCGGCTGTGCTTGCCGGTGATGACCAGGTTGACGCGGTCGAACGAGTTCAGCGCCTCGTCCAAGGCCGCCGCTGTTCGGACCGGGTCCGCCGGCGTCAGGACACGCACGCTGGGGGCACCGAGGGCGAGCAGGGCGGTGGCGAGGGACGGGTCGCCGTGGGTGTGGACGTTGTGCCAACCGTAGGAGGTCAGAAGGAGGTTGAAGCTGGGCAGCCCCCGGGCGCCGTCGAGGCGCCGTTGCTTGATGTGTCCCACGAGGCTGCTGGTGAGCAAGGGGGCGAAGCTCTCGTATGACACGAGTAGGCCACGTCTCCCGGTGGCGGTCCAGCCGGCGAGCCACTCCAGCAGGACCTCCTCCGCGAGCAGTTCGTGAGCCCACCGCTCACCCGCGAGATCGGAAAGACGGTTGGAGGCCAGTTCGTCAGGGCTGAGCAGCAGGAAGTCGCCTCGTTCTGCGTGTTGCCGGACGATCCCAGTGACTGCGCTTGCGAACGAGACACCGGTGCCCTTCCGCGGGACAGAGGCAGTTGCCGGCCGTGCGGTGGGAAGAGAGCACCAGCGAACCTGGGCGATGGCTTCGGCGAGGGGGCCTCGGCTGTGCCCGTTCGTGTCGAAGAGTTGTGAAGGCCGGTAGGAGGCCAGCCAGTCATTGAGCTGCGACAACTGTTCCGCGTCGGCCCGCGGGTTCGTGAGGGGTGTTTTGTGCAGGGCGGGCGTGCCGAGAAGCGTCTGGCTGCCCAGGGCGACGGGGCCGGTCCATCCCTTGACACAGCGGAGGACGAGAGCTGTGGGCCGATCTCCGAGGGTCGACTCCATGGCGTCCTGTAAGGCGGCTTGAAACGCGGCGTGCTCGGCCTGCGCTCCAGTGGTGACATGAACGATCTCGACGTCCCATCCGAGGCCGGCGAAGTACGCGCGAAGGCGGTTGTCGTCCAGCCGCCCGAGCAGTGACGGACCGCCCATGCGGAAGCCGTTTACGTGCACTACCGGAAGGACTGCGGCGCCGACGAGGCTCGATTGCGCGAGCCAAGCGGCTGCTGTTGTCGGCGTCTCGCACTCGCCGTCGCCGATCACAGGGACGACGACCCTGCCCGAAGCGTCCAGGGCGACTCCTTGGGCGAAGGGCAGACACCCTCCGAGGCGTCCACCGAGGAAAGCGCCAGCCGGCAGCGCCGGGGTGACCTCGGTTCCCAGTCCATCCACGTCGGGGAATGACCGGGAGAGTCGTCGCAGACCATCCGCGTCCGGGCGAAAGTTGGGGCGCAGCCTGCCAAGCTCGCCCGTGAGCCAGGCAGCAGAAAGCTGGACGACGCCCGCGTGCCCGGCTCCGAGTAGCGGCACGAGACTGATGTCCCCATCAAGGGCTCCGGCGGCGAGGGCCAGGTGGGACAAGGCCCACGCAGTGCCCGGCACGGTTCCCCAGTGGCCCGACGGGCGCATCTTCACGTCTTCGGTGATCAGCGGCCGACTGAGCAGGACATTGTTCTGTAGATGGAGTTGGCACACCGAGGCGTAGCAGACGGCTCTCCACAGGACGTCGGCCAGAACGGCAGTGTCCTCCATCACGCGCCGACCAGGGTCTCGTTGGCGAAGGTGAAGTACCACAGCGGGCGGTAACACTCCCACGCCACTGGCCGCAGACCTGAAGGCTTCATGATCTTCTCTATCTCGGCGCGGGCGCGGAGGTAGTACTCAAGGTCCTCGGCGCCCGAGCCGCGCAGGCCCGCCATGATGCGGTTGTGGGCCTGGTAGACCTGGAAGTTGGGGAACTCGGTCACGTACGGCGCCAGTGCCTCGACACCGGTGCGCAGTGCGTCGAGGTCGTCTAAGCCCGCGATGTACGTGAACGAGGTGCCGTGGCCGGCGGCGACTGCCCGCCTCAGCACTTCCGGCATCGACGTGGTGGTCAGTACGGCCTTGCTGGCCTTCAGCAGGAGGTCGCGACGGGTGAAGCATTCAGCGGTAAGCCTGAGCACGAAAGGGCCGACGTCGGCAAGCTGGTCGAACGCCTCACTGGAACGCAGCACTGAAGTGAGGAAACCGAGCCGGGCTTCGATGCCGCATTCGGCGAGCACCGAGCGCAAAGCGCGCAGATGATCGACGGCCGCGGGCTCGCGCTCGAAGCAGCCGGTGGAGACGGTGACCTCTCGGACTTCCGTCAGGTCCCGCCGCGGGTGCTGCTCGCGCAGTGCCGCGAGGAGTTCTCGGAGGTCCTGCTCCTCCGACAGACGCGGGTCTGCCGCCGCTTCCAGTGTATTGGGACAGAAGGCGCAACCCACGCAGCGGCTCCGGGCGTTCGGGTTGAGCGTCAAGGCGGTGCCGGCGTCACGGAAGTAGCCGCCCACCGCCTCGTCAGCGTCGACACGCTCCACTACGCCGACCGGAGATTTCCCCAGCAGCATTTGCCCGTCTTCCATCAGGCGGAAGGGCGACTCGGCAGCGTTCAGCGGGACGATGAGCTGCCAGGGCACTGACCGCGCGCTGTCCAGCCGCACC
This DNA window, taken from Streptomyces sp. SCSIO 30461, encodes the following:
- a CDS encoding enolase C-terminal domain-like protein, with amino-acid sequence MTSWTIRDLHVVQTRQPAAAGDDTFFVAVRAGHAVGWYGPVGERVGRYVNDVLAPETKDALVADHARLLDELRAAARRHPSEVASWAVGTVDCAVWDLHGRLAERSVAELLTRASLRPLIPAYASWLTQDLSSINSPNVLTGVMAGGWSFTKWGLRRDPAAPSREAATRMAQAIECCSEALGTPLAVDAVGTWTPAVALAFAQAVDPACLRWLEDPLPRHDADTYKLLAATSLPLAVGERAHCDEDPTGLIHYIRPSALTLDAVGCGGLTRAAQIIPAAQAQGVPVYPHGRSLLPGLHLAAAYPNAVPAVEYRLRWEPGRQRLYEVPLRPEIGRIRLPYTPGLGTTPRSTACPAPH
- a CDS encoding HAD family hydrolase yields the protein MTTRPELLVSVDVGGTLGMADGPGLTMRLVEASPLPPARTRAILRSSLHTRPALTDSLMHEVCEAIQVPMETFPRDVPPAPFSLYPGTTEALRRISAVATVVTLSNVTCVDADTDGMRTLLSPWVSDFFPSCRIGHTKPDPRAFHAVTDQFNIDPNRLIHIGDDWTCDIVGAIKVGARAVWISRGRQVPDESLLVDHGVLVADDLAAAAAHIQHLAPRSVT